One genomic segment of Mycolicibacterium chubuense NBB4 includes these proteins:
- a CDS encoding glycosyltransferase family 2 protein — translation MSSTAGGVALLDAPLPPAVPPTPARTVAFARWIDSQPAHIRRGLRRVLVLAALMPLIVLIAVQAPFLLNAPLLLGYGMCVLAATILMMYLGFARYEDPSVHPKPAPDIEIRVRHSRVRQARTFPALLEMPTVSMLVAVRDEVDDIEQCIRTMVGSDYPRLEVIVVDDASTDGTPEVLRRLAAELPMTVLYNETNRGKKHALTDGVRIASGEVLAFTDSDCVLAPDALSRCVWALTANPDLGAVSGHARALNADETVLTRAQDTWYDGQFRVAKAAEATFGNVTCVSGPLAVFRRDAIANYLPAWANDTFLGREFRFATDRQLTGYVLGQIWKGRELKRRYADDPLVAQQDHPERCWRVGYVRSAHVWTTVPARLRPFLKQQVRWKKSFIRNLCFTGSFMWRRGLGGAVLFYSHVLFVAAAPVMAVRHLVWAPVHGLYFLTFLYLCGVLTKGFAWAVAFKLANPGDSHWRYRPLMAVFGSLVLSWLLPYSMVTIRKGTWARGAQ, via the coding sequence CGGCCCACATTCGCAGGGGTCTGCGGCGAGTGCTGGTGCTCGCGGCGCTGATGCCCTTGATCGTGCTGATCGCGGTGCAGGCGCCGTTCCTGCTGAACGCGCCGTTGCTCCTCGGGTACGGGATGTGTGTGCTGGCGGCCACGATACTGATGATGTATCTGGGCTTCGCGCGATACGAGGACCCCAGCGTCCATCCGAAACCAGCCCCGGACATAGAGATACGCGTGCGGCACTCTCGAGTGCGGCAGGCGCGGACGTTTCCGGCGTTACTCGAGATGCCCACGGTGAGCATGCTGGTCGCGGTCCGTGACGAGGTGGACGACATCGAACAGTGCATTCGGACGATGGTGGGTTCGGACTATCCGCGGCTGGAGGTCATCGTCGTCGACGATGCGTCGACGGACGGCACTCCGGAAGTCCTGCGGCGCTTGGCGGCCGAATTGCCCATGACCGTGCTCTACAACGAAACCAACCGCGGCAAGAAGCACGCGCTGACCGACGGCGTCCGTATCGCCTCGGGAGAGGTGCTGGCGTTCACCGACTCCGACTGCGTTCTGGCGCCCGATGCACTCTCGCGTTGCGTCTGGGCGCTGACGGCCAACCCGGATCTCGGGGCGGTGAGCGGACACGCACGCGCGCTCAACGCCGACGAAACCGTCCTGACCCGCGCCCAGGACACGTGGTACGACGGGCAGTTCCGGGTGGCGAAGGCCGCCGAGGCGACCTTCGGCAACGTCACCTGCGTGTCCGGCCCGCTGGCGGTGTTCCGCCGCGACGCGATCGCCAACTACCTCCCCGCGTGGGCCAACGACACGTTTCTCGGCCGCGAGTTCCGCTTCGCCACTGACCGGCAACTCACCGGCTACGTGCTGGGGCAGATCTGGAAGGGCCGGGAACTCAAACGTCGGTACGCCGATGATCCCCTTGTGGCACAACAGGATCATCCCGAGCGGTGCTGGCGGGTCGGGTACGTGCGGTCGGCGCACGTGTGGACCACGGTCCCGGCGCGTCTGCGTCCGTTCCTCAAACAACAGGTGCGGTGGAAGAAGAGCTTCATCCGAAACCTCTGCTTCACGGGGTCTTTCATGTGGCGCCGCGGGTTGGGTGGCGCGGTGCTGTTCTACAGTCACGTGCTGTTCGTGGCGGCGGCGCCGGTGATGGCGGTGCGGCACCTGGTGTGGGCGCCGGTGCACGGGTTGTACTTTCTCACGTTCCTGTACCTGTGCGGCGTGCTCACGAAGGGCTTCGCCTGGGCCGTCGCCTTCAAGCTCGCCAACCCGGGCGACTCCCACTGGCGCTACCGACCCCTGATGGCGGTGTTCGGTTCGCTGGTGTTGTCCTGGCTGCTGCCGTACTCGATGGTGACGATCCGCAAAGGCACCTGGGCGAGAGGTGCTCAATGA